One genomic segment of Panicum virgatum strain AP13 chromosome 2N, P.virgatum_v5, whole genome shotgun sequence includes these proteins:
- the LOC120659057 gene encoding chromatin-remodeling ATPase INO80-like — MAGGISDGLDLWREKRTKAGGREGKGTRGNRERRRRRKTSARAGRKNAKPPSSDSRANKITRDPPPPPPPPALAFSTYFVLALPPSAASSVAFFLTPSAAYRSPTALAVVFSARHVRVDLGGRAAIQGQAHYSPAPDRSRNLHAWREYKATSATRIPTHNHPSPAAAALLSTRSVPRPPAGLRPRRLPDALRQLHLTQLGLPRLCSSESRTTLPPTTTMAIRRPARLTIQFNSGCCCLCNCLVITTLVPSSIRPRWKLQILPSNTTAQGLRFLPKSSPSSAVIPPPIDGRILDP, encoded by the exons ATGGCGGGTGGGATCTCAGATGGATTGGATTTGTGGAGGGAAAAACGAACCAAGGCGGGCGGGAGGGAGGGAAAAGGAACAAGGGGAAACCgggaaagaaggagaagaaggaagacgagcgcgcgcgcgggaAGGAAAAACGCCAAGCCTCCCTCCTCCGACTCCCGCGCCAACAAAATAACAAGG gacccccccccccccccccccccccccgcgctcgCCTTCTCCACCTACTTCGTCCTCGCCCTCCCGCCTTCTGCTGCTTCGTCCGTCGCCTTCTTCCTCACGCCCTCCGCAGCCTACCGCTCGCccaccgccctcgccgtcgtctTCTCCGCGCGCCACGTCCGCGTCGacctcggcggccgcgccgccatACAGGGCCAGGCCCACTATTCGCCTGCCCCGGACCGGAGCCGGAACCTCCACGCCTGGAGAGAATACAAAGCCACCTCCGCCACGCGCATCCCCACCCACAACCacccgagccccgccgccgccgctctcctgtCCACTCGATCTGTCCCCCGTCCTCCGGCGGGGCTCCGTCCTCGCCGGCTTCCGGATGCCCTCCGGCAACTGCACCTTACTCAGCTGGGCCTTCCGAGATTATGCTCGTCGGAGTCAAGGACGACGCTGCCACCGACGACGACAATGGCCATCCGCCGTCCGGCGCGGCTAACAA TTCAGTTCAATTCAGGTTGCTGCTGCCTTTGCAATTGTCTTGTAATTACTACTCTAGTACCATCATCAATCAGACCACGGTGGAAACTGCAGATTTTGCCATCAAACACAACAGCGCAAGGTCTGCGCTTTCTGCCCAAATCAA GTCCTTCTTCTGCAGTAATTCCTCCTCCCATAGACGGACGGATACTAGACCCATAA
- the LOC120659165 gene encoding IQ motif and SEC7 domain-containing protein 2-like isoform X1 — protein sequence MAPPKPTTPDAATKPKKKVTAAQVAFLVDRYLADNGFHAALAAFRSDAAHLFSPHRAKPPPKGLLPLADILHDYIALKEGRVAIDSAMHAMHSLVSNYYASSSSPPPPPITPAMMPPLPPAANTSQPSSPPLVPPLLVASSSSPPQPQGAAGYASPVVHHYAHTSTALLVHNSSDMPTKKRKHSKSAGKTTTASKKSCTTTSDAKAAGNNKAVASQLANHNLSAAHPTSAQHSAMANLPVQTSSVAKSLFRPLQPQLHSSPCSTPQPSHAIQDQDQPAACTTQRPLPVAATAHTQQDIASSQCSIVSSKTLIVSPLKGGTYYAVERSYHVSSPLKSTTHKSTKREHVKGKLNFDATDSRPGPSEQLICDKASTSSDEDKQDDFDIDFTNLDIFDGDFSFSELLLDLDLDLDTEGVHCQNPSTGAEVQRLEPVAKSGYVIADPGLPDAVKAVAADSTEDFDLQAGATSVTSVRAITKRVKIVSPVKGRTAS from the exons atggcgccgcccaAGCCCACCACTCCTGACGCGGCCACCAAGCCCAAGAAGAAGGTCACCGCCGCGCAGGTCGCCTTCCTCGTCGACCGCTACCTTGCCGACAACGGCTTTCACGCTGCGCTTGCCGCCTTCCGCTCCGACGCCGCCCACCTCTTCAGCCCCCACCGCGCCAAGCCCCCGCCCAAGGGCCTCCTCCCGCTCGCCGACATCCTCCACGACTACATCGCCCTCAAGGAGGGCCGCGTCGCCATCGACTCCGCGATGCACGCCATGCACTCCCTCGTGTCCAACTActacgcctcctcctcctcgccgccaccgcctcccatCACTCCTGCGATGATGCCTCCCCTGCCTCCCGCCGCAAACACCTCCCAGCCATCCTCGCCTCCGCTCGTCCCGCCTCTCCTCGTCGCCTCGTCTTCTTCTCCTCCGCAGCCCCAAG GCGCCGCCGGATATGCTTCACCTGTCGTACATCACTACGCTCATACATCCACCGCGCTTCTTGTCCACAACTCCTCAGACATGCCCACCAAAAAGAGGAAACATTCCAAGTCTGCAGGGAAGACTACTACAGCCTCCAAGAAATCCTGCACCACGACCTCGGATGCAAAAG CTGCAGGAAATAATAAAGCTGTTGCATCACAACTGGCAAATCACAACTTGTCTGCGGCCCATCCAACTTCAGCTCAACATTCTGCTATGGCAAACCTTCCTGTCCAGACTTCCTCTGTTGCAAAGAGCTTATTCAGGCCACTTCAGCCTCAGCTCCACTCTTCTCCCTGTAGTACACCGCAACCAAGCCATGCCATACAAGATCAGGATCAGCCCGCTGCTTGTACAACTCAAAGGCCATTGCCCGTGGCGGCAACTGCTCATACCCAGCAGGACATTGCCTCCTCCCAGTGCTCCATAGTTTCTTCCAAGACTCTCATCGTCAGCCCGCTCAAAGGGGGCACCTATTATGCTGTTGAGAGGAGTTACCATGTCAGCTCCCCCTTGAAATCCACCACCCACAAGTCAACCAAGAGGGAACATGTCAAAGGAAAGCTAAACTTTGATGCTACTGATTCAAGGCCAGGTCCAAGTGAGCAGCTGATTTGTGACAAGGCCTCTACCTCCTCTGATGAAGACAAGCAAGATGACTTTGACATTGATTTCACTAACCTTGATATATTTGATGGTGATTTTTCGTTTTCTGAGCTTCTGCTTGACCTTGACCTTGACCTTGACACTGAAGGTGTTCATTGCCAGAATCCTTCTACAGGTGCTGAAGTTCAAAG ACTAGAGCCTGTTGCCAAGAGTGGTTATGTGATAGCAGATCCTGGTTTGCCTGATGCAGTGAAGGCAGTCGCTGCAGATTCCACTGAAGATTTCGATTTGCAAG CAGGAGCAACATCTGTCACTTCTGTCAGGGCTATTACTAAGAGGGTAAAGATCGTCAGCCCTG TGAAGGGCCGCACAGCTTCGTAG
- the LOC120659165 gene encoding IQ motif and SEC7 domain-containing protein 2-like isoform X2 — translation MAPPKPTTPDAATKPKKKVTAAQVAFLVDRYLADNGFHAALAAFRSDAAHLFSPHRAKPPPKGLLPLADILHDYIALKEGRVAIDSAMHAMHSLVSNYYASSSSPPPPPITPAMMPPLPPAANTSQPSSPPLVPPLLVASSSSPPQPQGAAGYASPVVHHYAHTSTALLVHNSSDMPTKKRKHSKSAGKTTTASKKSCTTTSDAKAAGNNKAVASQLANHNLSAAHPTSAQHSAMANLPVQTSSVAKSLFRPLQPQLHSSPCSTPQPSHAIQDQDQPAACTTQRPLPVAATAHTQQDIASSQCSIVSSKTLIVSPLKGGTYYAVERSYHVSSPLKSTTHKSTKREHVKGKLNFDATDSRPGPSEQLICDKASTSSDEDKQDDFDIDFTNLDIFDGDFSFSELLLDLDLDLDTEGVHCQNPSTGAEVQRLEPVAKSGYVIADPGLPDAVKAVAADSTEDFDLQGATSVTSVRAITKRVKIVSPVKGRTAS, via the exons atggcgccgcccaAGCCCACCACTCCTGACGCGGCCACCAAGCCCAAGAAGAAGGTCACCGCCGCGCAGGTCGCCTTCCTCGTCGACCGCTACCTTGCCGACAACGGCTTTCACGCTGCGCTTGCCGCCTTCCGCTCCGACGCCGCCCACCTCTTCAGCCCCCACCGCGCCAAGCCCCCGCCCAAGGGCCTCCTCCCGCTCGCCGACATCCTCCACGACTACATCGCCCTCAAGGAGGGCCGCGTCGCCATCGACTCCGCGATGCACGCCATGCACTCCCTCGTGTCCAACTActacgcctcctcctcctcgccgccaccgcctcccatCACTCCTGCGATGATGCCTCCCCTGCCTCCCGCCGCAAACACCTCCCAGCCATCCTCGCCTCCGCTCGTCCCGCCTCTCCTCGTCGCCTCGTCTTCTTCTCCTCCGCAGCCCCAAG GCGCCGCCGGATATGCTTCACCTGTCGTACATCACTACGCTCATACATCCACCGCGCTTCTTGTCCACAACTCCTCAGACATGCCCACCAAAAAGAGGAAACATTCCAAGTCTGCAGGGAAGACTACTACAGCCTCCAAGAAATCCTGCACCACGACCTCGGATGCAAAAG CTGCAGGAAATAATAAAGCTGTTGCATCACAACTGGCAAATCACAACTTGTCTGCGGCCCATCCAACTTCAGCTCAACATTCTGCTATGGCAAACCTTCCTGTCCAGACTTCCTCTGTTGCAAAGAGCTTATTCAGGCCACTTCAGCCTCAGCTCCACTCTTCTCCCTGTAGTACACCGCAACCAAGCCATGCCATACAAGATCAGGATCAGCCCGCTGCTTGTACAACTCAAAGGCCATTGCCCGTGGCGGCAACTGCTCATACCCAGCAGGACATTGCCTCCTCCCAGTGCTCCATAGTTTCTTCCAAGACTCTCATCGTCAGCCCGCTCAAAGGGGGCACCTATTATGCTGTTGAGAGGAGTTACCATGTCAGCTCCCCCTTGAAATCCACCACCCACAAGTCAACCAAGAGGGAACATGTCAAAGGAAAGCTAAACTTTGATGCTACTGATTCAAGGCCAGGTCCAAGTGAGCAGCTGATTTGTGACAAGGCCTCTACCTCCTCTGATGAAGACAAGCAAGATGACTTTGACATTGATTTCACTAACCTTGATATATTTGATGGTGATTTTTCGTTTTCTGAGCTTCTGCTTGACCTTGACCTTGACCTTGACACTGAAGGTGTTCATTGCCAGAATCCTTCTACAGGTGCTGAAGTTCAAAG ACTAGAGCCTGTTGCCAAGAGTGGTTATGTGATAGCAGATCCTGGTTTGCCTGATGCAGTGAAGGCAGTCGCTGCAGATTCCACTGAAGATTTCGATTTGCAAG GAGCAACATCTGTCACTTCTGTCAGGGCTATTACTAAGAGGGTAAAGATCGTCAGCCCTG TGAAGGGCCGCACAGCTTCGTAG
- the LOC120659166 gene encoding laccase-14-like, with amino-acid sequence MMPSMPAFNDSATAQGFYASLTGLLQDGTPTVPLHVDTRMLVTFGLGVTPCAPAQTLCNRTRGSVAASMNNVSFQFPTAMSLLEARMRRRAGVYTRDFPDRPPVMFDFTSSAASADRALMATAKGTKVKALRYKETVEVVLQNTAILGAENHPLHLHGFNFYVLEQGVGNFNAYRHVRTYNLINPHQRNTVAVPAGGWAAIRFTADNPGMWIMHCHLDTHLPFGLAMAFEVDDGPTPDAVLPPPPPDYPQC; translated from the coding sequence ATGATGCCCAGCATGCCGGCCTTCAACGACAGCGCCACCGCGCAGGGCTTCTACGCGAGCCTCACCGGGCTGCTGCAGGACGGCACGCCGACGGTGCCGCTCCACGTGGACACGCGGATGCTGGTGACCTTCGGCCTGGGCGTCACGCCGTGCGCGCCGGCGCAGACGCTGTGCAACCGCACGCGGGGCTCCGTGGCGGCCAGCATGAACAACGTGTCCTTCCAGTTCCCGACGGCCATGTCGCTGCTGGAGGCGCGCatgcggcggcgagccggcgtgTATACGCGCGACTTCCCCGACCGGCCGCCGGTGATGTTCGACTTCACCagctcggcggcgagcgccgACAGGGCGCTGATGGCCACGGCCAAGGGAACCAAGGTGAAGGCGCTGCGGTACAAGGAGACGGTGGAGGTGGTGCTGCAGAACACCGCCATCCTGGGCGCCGAGAACCACCCGCTGCACCTCCACGGCTTCAACTTCTACGTGCTGGAGCAGGGCGTCGGCAACTTCAACGCGTACCGCCATGTACGCACCTACAACCTCATCAACCCACACCAGCGAAACACCGTCGCCGTCCCTGCCGGCGGATGGGCAGCCATCCGCTTCACCGCCGACAACCCCGGCATGTGGATCATGCACTGCCACCTGGACACGCATCTGCCCTTCGGCTTGGCCATGGCCTTCGAGGTGGACGACGGCCCCACGCCCGACGCAgttctcccgccgccgccaccagactATCCCCAGTGCTAA
- the LOC120659167 gene encoding putative pentatricopeptide repeat-containing protein At1g74580, with amino-acid sequence MPPPPPPLAALVTRHPHQLPASASYPSASTLPAYRALIRDLFSAGRLDDVDAALAFARSRLAPCSLQPLYVSCIQAYARAGRLRAAVDTFERMDLFGSPPATPAYNAIMDALVNAAYHDQAHKVYVRMLAAGVPPDARTHTIRLKSFCLTGRPHVALRLLRTLPERGCVSQPVAYCTVVRGLYASGHGHDARRLFDEMLGRDVFPDVATFNNVLHALCHNGDIFESGALLAKVLKRGMAVNKFTYNIWIRGLCEGGRLGEAVALVERMGSHILPDVVTYNTLIRGLCKDSKVWEAAQYLRRMINRGCIPDDFTYNTIIDGYCKRGMLQEATELLKDAVFKGFVPDRVTYCSLINGLCADGDVERALELFSEAQAKDLKPDLVVYNTLVKGLCRQGLILHALQIMNEMVEDGCHPDIWTYNIVINGLCKMGNISDATVVMNDAIVKGYLPDVFTFNTLIDGYCKRLKLDSALQLVERMWTYAIAPDAITYNSVLNGLCKAGKAKEVNETFEEMVLKGCRPNAITYNILIENFCKINQLEAASGVIVKMSQEGLVPDAVSFNTLIHGFCRNGDLDEAYLLFQKLDEKGYSATADTFNILIGAYSSKLNMEMAEKIFDEMISKSYKPDLYTYRVLIDGSCKAANVDRAYVHLTEMVNKGFVPSMVTFGRVINALAALRCLKSVLEGGRYS; translated from the exons atgccgccgccgccgccgccgctagcagCCCTAGTCACCCGCCACCCTCACCAACtacccgcctccgcctcctatcCCTCAGCCTCCACGCTCCCTGCCTACCGCGCGCTCATCCGCGACCTCTTCTCCGCCGGCCGTCTCGACGACGTCGACGCCGCCCTCGCCTTCGCGCGCTCCCGCCTCGCCCCATGCTCCCTCCAACCGCTCTACGTGAGCTGCATCCAAGCCtacgcccgcgccggccgcctccgTGCCGCCGTCGACACCTTCGAGCGCATGGACCTCTTCGGCAGTCCGCCCGCCACCCCCGCCTACAACGCCATCATGGACGCCCTCGTCAACGCCGCCTACCACGACCAGGCTCACAAGGTCTACGTCAGGATGCTAGCCGCCGGCGTTCCTCCCGACGCCCGCACCCACACAATCCGCCTCAAGTCCTTCTGCCTCACCGGCCGCCCGCATGTCGCGCTGCGCCTGCTGCGCACCTTGCCGGAGCGTGGGTGTGTCTCCCAACCCGTCGCCTACTGCACGGTCGTGCGGGGGCTCTATGCCAGCGGCCACGGTCACGATGCACGTCGCCTGTTCGATGAAATGCTCGGCAGGGATGTCTTCCCTGACGTTGCCACTTTCAACAATGTTTTGCACGCTCTTTGCCACAATGGGGATATCTTCGAGTCTGGGGCACTTCTCGCCAAGGTCCTCAAGCGGGGGATGGCGGTAAACAAGTTCACCTACAACATATGGATCCGTGGGCTCTGTGAAGGCGGCAGGTTGGGAGAGGCTGTTGCGCTCGTGGAAAGGATGGGCTCCCACATTTTGCCAGATGTTGTGACTTACAACACATTGATACGTGGCCTTTGTAAGGACTCCAAGGTCTGGGAAGCTGCACAATATCTTCGTAGGATGATCAACCGGGGCTGCATACCAGATGATTTCACCTACAACACCATCATCGATGGCTACTGCAAGAGGGGCATGCTGCAGGAAGCTACTGAGCTTCTGAAAGACGCTGTCTTTAAAGGTTTTGTGCCGGACCGGGTCACATACTGCTCACTGATCAATGGACTGTGTGCTGACGGTGATGTCGAGAGGGCCCTGGAGCTCTTTAGTGAGGCACAAGCAAAAGATCTGAAGCCTGACCTTGTCGTCTACAACACCCTTGTCAAGGGGCTCTGTCGTCAGGGTCTGATCTTGCATGCCTTGCAGATCATGAATGAGATGGTCGAGGATGGCTGCCATCCCGACATTTGGACATACAATATTGTGATCAACGGACTATGCAAAATGGGAAATATTTCAGATGCAACAGTTGTGATGAATGATGCCATTGTCAAAGGATACCTTCCAGATGTCTTTACCTTCAACACGTTGATTGATGGCTACTGCAAGAGATTGAAGCTCGACAGTGCCCTTCAGCTTGTTGAAAGGATGTGGACATATGCCATTGCCCCTGATGCTATTACATACAACTCAGTTCTGAATGGTCTCTGCAAAGCAGGGAAGGCCAAGGAAGTCAATGAAACATTTGAAGAGATGGTCCTTAAAGGATGCCGACCAAATGCTATCACATACAACATACTGATAGAGAATTTTTGCAAGATCAATCAACTGGAAGCGGCTTCTGGGGTGATAGTCAAGATGAGCCAGGAAGGGTTAGTTCCTGATGCAGTTAGTTTCAATACGCTGATTCATGGATTCTGCAGGAATGGTGATCTTGATGAAGCATACCTACTGTTTCAGAAGTTGGATGAGAAAGGATACTCTGCAACAGCTGATACTTTCAACATTCTGATTGGTGCATATTCTAGTAAGCTGAATATGGAAATGGCTGAAAAGATTTTCGATGAAATGATCAGCAAGAGCTATAAACCTGATCTGTATACCTATCGTGTTCTAATTGATGGGTCATGCAAGGCTGCAAATGTTGATCGCGCATATGTGCATCTGACAGAAATGGTAAACAAGGGATTTGTTCCATCGATGGTGACTTTTGGCCGTGTAATAAATGCACTTGCA GCGCTGCGATGTTTGAAGTCAGTGTTGGAAGGTGGCCGCTACTCATAA
- the LOC120659168 gene encoding transcription factor EMB1444-like isoform X1, translated as MNTHIIQLLQGLCSDGLWRYAIFWSFKSEMNGWSLTWGDGYVDKMVEYKQVGNLSAVPTVSKNQIVPSSCPIEAALLKMSSHLYPLGEGIIGKVALTGQHCWISSNELCSVSMHNYREDWLLQFAAGIKTVLLVPVVPHGVLQLGSLDMVFESSALVTLIKDLFHELYDAPVSHTSLSAGSADSYTFRPPTATLSIDHPDVNLFEINSAARLLNDHLSLTQPFTTSEFPTVEDSTIGSYRISPTGRPDGLLGGNEIMKYEYSNGFTLTDMAHGYQENTCGDGSTVLNDCVDTCGDGSTVLNDGVVISSPIDSEYHRDLMAMSREEHELFIWHTRLKHTTSPTPFQVNGDNADFCMQLETNNYAEMLLDTIIDQIGHTSNSESSHPTDPPLCQTIIKKDHAPRMDESSVPDIPGGQELSHIPMNEGFISCAMTDASATEINKSTTQECIVRNTHGTNSAEIKKRRSNVESQRPRPRDRQLIQDRMKGLRELIPNASTCSIDALLDKTMAYMLFLQSVSEKAEKELHDETKKQLESCPLRVEELDQPGHLLIKMLCEDYEVFLEMAHVLKGLDLRILKGVLEHRSAKLWASFVIEASGGLSQMQILCPLMHLLHRRWS; from the exons ATGAACACACATATCATACAACTGTTACAAGGCCTGTGTTCTGATGGTCTATGGAGGTATGCCATCTTCTGGTCTTTCAAAAGCGAGATGAATGGGTG GAGCTTGACTTGGGGGGATGGTTATGTCGATAAAATGGTAGAATACAAACAAGTGGGAAATCTTTCTGCTGTCCCCACTGTTAGTAAGAATCAGATTGTACCATCCTCTTGCCCCATTGAGGCAGCACTACTGAAAATGTCTAGCCATTTGTACCCTCTTGGAGAAGG GATTATTGGTAAAGTAGCGCTTACAGGACAACATTGCTGGATTTCTTCCAACGAACTTTGTTCAGTATCTATGCATAAT TACCGAGAAGACTGGCTGCTTCAATTCGCAGCAGGGATCAAG ACAGTACTGCTTGTACCGGTGGTTCCTCATGGGGTTCTTCAACTGGGCTCTTTAGATATG GTTTTTGAAAGTTCAGCATTGGTGACACTCATCAAGGACTTGTTTCATGAGCTTTACGATGCTCCGGTTTCTCATACCTCTTTATCTGCTGGGTCTGCCGACTCATATACTTTTAGGCCACCAACTGCAACTCTATCAATCGATCATCCAGATGTTAACTTGTTTGAGATCAATAGTGCTGCTCGGCTTTTGAATGATCATCTCAGTTTAACACAGCCCTTCACTACATCAGAATTTCCAACAGTGGAAGATAGCACTATAGGCTCTTACAGAATTAGTCCAACAGGTCGGCCTGATGGACTGTTGGGTGGTAACGAAATCATGAAGTATGAATATTCCAATGGCTTTACCCTGACAGATATGGCACATGGATATCAAGAGAATACTTGTGGTGATGGCAGCACTGTTCTAAATGATTGTGTAGATACTTGTGGTGATGGCAGCACTGTTCTAAATGATGGTGTAGTGATTTCAAGTCCAATCGATTCAGAGTATCACAGGGATCTCATGGCAATGTCCAGGGAAGAACACGAGCTCTTCATATGGCATACTAGGTTGAAGCACACAACAAGCCCCACACCCTTTCAAGTGAATGGCGACAATGCTGACTTTTGCATGCAGCTTGAAACCAACAATTATGCAGAAATGTTACTAGATACTATAATTGACCAGATTGGTCATACGTCAAACAGTGAATCTTCTCACCCAACTGATCCTCCACTTTGTCAAACAATAATTAAAAAAGATCATGCGCCGAGGATGGATGAATCATCAGTTCCTGACATCCCTGGTGGCCAAGAACTTTCACATATCCCCATGAACGAAGGCTTCATAAGTTGTGCAATGACTGATGCTTCGGCTACAGAAATCAACAAGTCCACAACTCAAGAATGCATAGTTCGAAATACACATGGGACAAATTCAgctgaaataaaaaaaagacgCAGTAACGTTGAGAGTCAGAGGCCAAGACCAAGAGACAGGCAATTGATCCAAGATAGGATGAAGGGTTTGAGGGAGCTCATTCCAAACGCATCTACG TGCAGTATTGATGCTCTACTGGACAAAACCATGGCATACATGCTGTTCCTCCAGAGTGTATCCGAGAAAGCTGAGAAG GAGCTCCATGATGAGACGAAGAAACAACTTGAAAGCTGCCCGCTGAGAGTTGAAGAGCTTGATCAGCCTGGCCATCTTCTCATCAAG ATGCTGTGCGAGGACTATGAGGTCTTCCTTGAGATGGCGCATGTGTTGAAAGGCCTTGACCTTAGGATACTGAAAGGAGTGCTGGAACATCGTTCTGCCAAGCTCTGGGCTAGCTTTGTCATCGAG GCATCGGGAGGTTTGAGCCAGATGCAGATTCTGTGCCCACTGATGCATCTCCTGCATAGGAGATGGAGTTAG
- the LOC120659168 gene encoding transcription factor EMB1444-like isoform X2 yields the protein MNTHIIQLLQGLCSDGLWRYAIFWSFKSEMNGWSLTWGDGYVDKMVEYKQVGNLSAVPTVSKNQIVPSSCPIEAALLKMSSHLYPLGEGIIGKVALTGQHCWISSNELCSVSMHNYREDWLLQFAAGIKTVLLVPVVPHGVLQLGSLDMVFESSALVTLIKDLFHELYDAPVSHTSLSAGSADSYTFRPPTATLSIDHPDVNLFEINSAARLLNDHLSLTQPFTTSEFPTVEDSTIGSYRISPTGRPDGLLGGNEIMKYEYSNGFTLTDMAHGYQENTCGDGSTVLNDCVDTCGDGSTVLNDGVVISSPIDSEYHRDLMAMSREEHELFIWHTRLKHTTSPTPFQVNGDNADFCMQLETNNYAEMLLDTIIDQIGHTSNSESSHPTDPPLCQTIIKKDHAPRMDESSVPDIPGGQELSHIPMNEGFISCAMTDASATEINKSTTQECIVRNTHGTNSAEIKKRRSNVESQRPRPRDRQLIQDRMKGLRELIPNASTCSIDALLDKTMAYMLFLQSVSEKAEKIPNTITSANKELHDETKKQLESCPLRVEELDQPGHLLIKMLCEDYEVFLEMAHVLKGLDLRILKGVLEHRSAKLWASFVIEASGGLSQMQILCPLMHLLHRRWS from the exons ATGAACACACATATCATACAACTGTTACAAGGCCTGTGTTCTGATGGTCTATGGAGGTATGCCATCTTCTGGTCTTTCAAAAGCGAGATGAATGGGTG GAGCTTGACTTGGGGGGATGGTTATGTCGATAAAATGGTAGAATACAAACAAGTGGGAAATCTTTCTGCTGTCCCCACTGTTAGTAAGAATCAGATTGTACCATCCTCTTGCCCCATTGAGGCAGCACTACTGAAAATGTCTAGCCATTTGTACCCTCTTGGAGAAGG GATTATTGGTAAAGTAGCGCTTACAGGACAACATTGCTGGATTTCTTCCAACGAACTTTGTTCAGTATCTATGCATAAT TACCGAGAAGACTGGCTGCTTCAATTCGCAGCAGGGATCAAG ACAGTACTGCTTGTACCGGTGGTTCCTCATGGGGTTCTTCAACTGGGCTCTTTAGATATG GTTTTTGAAAGTTCAGCATTGGTGACACTCATCAAGGACTTGTTTCATGAGCTTTACGATGCTCCGGTTTCTCATACCTCTTTATCTGCTGGGTCTGCCGACTCATATACTTTTAGGCCACCAACTGCAACTCTATCAATCGATCATCCAGATGTTAACTTGTTTGAGATCAATAGTGCTGCTCGGCTTTTGAATGATCATCTCAGTTTAACACAGCCCTTCACTACATCAGAATTTCCAACAGTGGAAGATAGCACTATAGGCTCTTACAGAATTAGTCCAACAGGTCGGCCTGATGGACTGTTGGGTGGTAACGAAATCATGAAGTATGAATATTCCAATGGCTTTACCCTGACAGATATGGCACATGGATATCAAGAGAATACTTGTGGTGATGGCAGCACTGTTCTAAATGATTGTGTAGATACTTGTGGTGATGGCAGCACTGTTCTAAATGATGGTGTAGTGATTTCAAGTCCAATCGATTCAGAGTATCACAGGGATCTCATGGCAATGTCCAGGGAAGAACACGAGCTCTTCATATGGCATACTAGGTTGAAGCACACAACAAGCCCCACACCCTTTCAAGTGAATGGCGACAATGCTGACTTTTGCATGCAGCTTGAAACCAACAATTATGCAGAAATGTTACTAGATACTATAATTGACCAGATTGGTCATACGTCAAACAGTGAATCTTCTCACCCAACTGATCCTCCACTTTGTCAAACAATAATTAAAAAAGATCATGCGCCGAGGATGGATGAATCATCAGTTCCTGACATCCCTGGTGGCCAAGAACTTTCACATATCCCCATGAACGAAGGCTTCATAAGTTGTGCAATGACTGATGCTTCGGCTACAGAAATCAACAAGTCCACAACTCAAGAATGCATAGTTCGAAATACACATGGGACAAATTCAgctgaaataaaaaaaagacgCAGTAACGTTGAGAGTCAGAGGCCAAGACCAAGAGACAGGCAATTGATCCAAGATAGGATGAAGGGTTTGAGGGAGCTCATTCCAAACGCATCTACG TGCAGTATTGATGCTCTACTGGACAAAACCATGGCATACATGCTGTTCCTCCAGAGTGTATCCGAGAAAGCTGAGAAG ATCCCGAATACTATTACATCGGCAAACAAGGAGCTCCATGATGAGACGAAGAAACAACTTGAAAGCTGCCCGCTGAGAGTTGAAGAGCTTGATCAGCCTGGCCATCTTCTCATCAAG ATGCTGTGCGAGGACTATGAGGTCTTCCTTGAGATGGCGCATGTGTTGAAAGGCCTTGACCTTAGGATACTGAAAGGAGTGCTGGAACATCGTTCTGCCAAGCTCTGGGCTAGCTTTGTCATCGAG GCATCGGGAGGTTTGAGCCAGATGCAGATTCTGTGCCCACTGATGCATCTCCTGCATAGGAGATGGAGTTAG